The Lolium rigidum isolate FL_2022 chromosome 1, APGP_CSIRO_Lrig_0.1, whole genome shotgun sequence region aggatccattttattcaaacaaaacaaaaacaaaaacaaatcgacgctccaagcaaagtacataagatgtgacggaataaaaatatagtttcggggaggaacccgataatgttgtcgatgaagaaggggatgccttgggcatccccaagcttagacgcttgagtcttcttataatatgcgagggtgaaccaccggggcatccccaagcttagagctttcactctccttgatcatattgcatcatactcctctcttgatccttgaaaacttcctccacaccaaactcgaaacaactcattagagggttagtgcataataaaaattcacatgttcagaggtgacacaatcattcttaacacttctggacattgcataaagctacttggacattaatggatcaaagaaattcatccaacatagcaaaagaggcaatgcgaaataaaagggagAATNNNNNNNNNNNNNNNNNNNNNNNNNNNNNNNNNNNNNNNNNNNNNNNNNNNNNNNNNNNNNNNNNNNNNNNNNNNNNNNNNNNNNNNNNNNNNNNNNNNNGCCACCCGAGCTTGccagatctaggcactgtcgatggtacacccatgaagtatacccacaacactgacGATGTAATTTGAGAACCTGGTTACTTAGGAAATAGGCTTCATATATTGTGGGCGAGGTGCTAAACTATCTGCCTGACCCTGTTTGGTGTTGTATACGTGCATAAGTGAAGTTTTGCTCGGAAATATGTGACTATTGTATAATTGATGAAATCCTATGGAACTATGGTGGGATTAGGAATTCGCTCGTCCATAGAGTGGGATGTTCTTATATTTGATCTTCTATCATTTTCTCCATCAAAGTTGTAGTAGAATGTTCTGATGAAAATTTTAAAGCTTAATGCAAGGCAATGCAGAGAACAAAAGGTTGAACACCATCAATGTATTGACAAGCTCGGCTATATGGCGTGAGGGCAATGTCTATTTATTCAGAAATGAATTAAAAATTCAAATAACCATTGATGATGAAAGTCAATGGGCCGAGGCTAGTGGAGGGTGTTTTAACTTAAGAGACCGTCTGCGTCTATATAATTTTCGGTCAGTCTCCCCCAAGTTGTTGTTATGTATTTTCTAATTTTCACCTTTTGTTTGCTAGTACGGGCCGTTAGCGATGGTGGTTCGGCTAGGACCGACAACAATTTCCTTTTTAAAGGCGTCATCCTAGCggtgttttgctcctccacctagGATTCTCTAGGGGAAACCTCAGATCCCACGTGGGATTGGGCGAGGGCGACACTCTTGGGTGTCTTGCCTCATGGGGCATCGTCTTGGATTATCCGCCGAATGGAAGGACCAGTGGAGCGCGTTGGTGGTGAAGggaatatgcccgagaggcaataataaagtggttattatcttATTCCATGTTTATAATAGATGTTTATTTctaatgctagaattgtattaaccgaaaacgttaatacatgtgtgtttaaTAAACAAGAAAGAGTTCCTAGTAAAGCCTCTCTCTTAACTAGCTCGTTGATTAACtgatgatcaaagttttctgatcatgaacattggatgttgttaatcatAGGGTTACATCATTATAAGAATTATGTGATGAACACACACCCAAGTAGGTATAGCATGCGATCAAGTCATCAAGTTTTATTGCTATATTAAGCTCATACGAAGTAATTctaatccttagaccatgagatcatgttaatcactaaTACCAgaagagtactttgatgatatctAACGTCACTCCGTAATAGGGTGATTACAAAGGTTGATTTGGGTATTCTGAAAGTGTTAGTTAAGCCTCATGGATTAAGAGTGGAATTTATCCGACCCGATGACGGAAAGATATTCTCTGAGCCCTTCTCGGTGATATTGCATTGACACCACTTGCAATCATATGAGTAGGTCACAGGAATGCCTTATCACAGAACGAATAAAGAGACTTGTCGGGAACGATATAGAACTAAGTATGGTTGATACCAAATGATCGGATCTCGGACAAGTaataatatcgcgagacaaaaggAATTAACTATGTCCGTTAATAGTTCACACGATCACTAGTTCATCGTCGAGTAAGTGGGAGTCATCATGGATTTCTAGATCCCGCTGATGATTATTGATtgaagaggagtctcgatcatttcTACGTTAttcatgaaccgtagggtgacacacttaaggtccgTCGTTGTTTTTGTGTGGATACGGTACTCCAATCTAATTATAGGACAACATAGGGGTTGTTTCAGAAAAGCACTGAAAATGTTTCGGCATATCGAAATAACTCAAGGGGTATTTGTTAATGTTTGTTAATTGATTGAACTAAAAAAATATTGATTAAATAAAAATGTTTTATTAATTCAATTAGTGTGGATTTTAATTAACATAAATGCCATGCAAAATTAAAATGGAATGAATGGGGGATACCTCATGTTGATGAGGGAGTTACCACCATGAAGAGGGGCACGAAGAGGAGGAGAAACTCCTCCTTGAGCCTGCGCGCACCCGTAAGGGGATGCCCCTTCctctcctataaaaggagcccctcTCCTCCCTCTACACACACTTGATCCCTCCCTTCTTTTTGTAGTTGGTGCTCCACCATCAATATTGCTTAGCGAAAGTCCGCCAAAATATTAGTTCGTAATTCATACACTTAGTTGAAGTGTGTGTTGGAGTGTCCGACGGATCCCTTCTTCCTGTGCCTCGCTAGACCGAGGGCGTGGAGGAGACATCGGCGAatagtacgtgtgaccgagtgatgCGCCACCTGTTGTGACGCCTTGTACACGATATTGAGATCATCAAGTGAATGACTACGTCGACTACGTACATTTTCATCGAGTCTTCATCGGCAACGTTTGTGCGGGAACGAAAAATCCCGCTTTGTGTCTTCGAGGGTGAGTTTATCTCAACCACGGTTTAACCCATTACTAGCATCTCCTAGATTCGATCTTGGTGTTATGTTGTTGCAATCGTAGGatttttttctatgcaacgaacccatcaggtgGTTAGCGGCGAGCTGCTGCATAACCTCAGCTACGTCGAATAGGCGGACAAGACTCTAGGTATGTTGACTTTCGGGTGAAATCTTATCACAGGCCTCCATTATTGTCAGCGATTGCGGCACTCCCAATCATTGATTCCCTCTTTGGAGGCACCGTTGTGGAGCCTCTTCACCACCTAGGTTGGTGGTTGGTTGGTCTGTACGTCCAGTCGGCGATATCTGTTTCTAGTTTTTAGCTAGGCGATGTGTGGCTCTACGGACGACATGATGTCGGAGTGGCAAATCCGGTTTATCGCCTCCGTCGTGTTGTGTTTAGATTTTAGAGTGGTAGCTTTGGTTGCTTGGATGAATTGACATACACTTTGTGTGGGTGCGTGGCCTCTGTACGTCTATACCAGCTTGGATGTAGGAGCAACGGCTCCGGTCTTTCGTCTCCGCCGTGTTGTGTTGAGGTGTTTGAGTGCCGGTTTTGGTTGCTCGGGTGATTTGGTTGTCAACTCGTGTGGGATCGCGGTCTTGGGGCAGGCGTGGTGTGTTTTACTCCGTATCGATTTTGGGACGGTTTTCTATATAAACTGTTGGGCTCTTTTACCACATTTTTTTGAGGGAGCTCTTTTACCACTTAATCAACGATGAAAAGGCATGGGCTAGGttcatttttttttctgaaacgcCAGCTTCACCGTCACCATATTGCGCAATTCCTATTCTCCGCTCAACACGGGAGCGAGCGATCGCTCCGCTCAGAGAGGGAtcaagttgggccggcccattagcgatGGAATTGGATTTCCTTCatttttttctcagttttctcATTTACAACTAGTTTCTGTTGGGCTTTTTCCTCCAGTTTTTTTATTTTGCGATTGGTTTTTCTGAACTTTcgaaaatttgatttttttgaatttgaacgttttttaagtttcaacatttttagatttgttttttaaaaaaatttgaacaattttaaagttTAAACAATTTTTATTTCGAACACttttagatatgaacatttttcgCGTTTGAGCAATTTTCAGATATCATTTTTTCTTAAATTTGCAtactttttaatttgaacattttttcaatttGGAACTTTTTCATATCTAAATTTTTTTAGTTTGAACATTTCCGAAATTTGAAGAAGTTTAGATTTAAAAATTGTTTTGATTTCAAAAACatcaatatttttaaaattgttcaggTTAAAGAAATGTTCCTTTTGGAAAATcgttaaaatttgaaaattgtgtagtttttaaaattgtttaaattcaaGAATCGTTCAAATTAAAAAGTTGAAATTAGAAAatctttcaaatttaaaaatgttcaaattcgtaaatcgttcaaacttaaaattgttcaaattcaaaaaaattccgtTCACGACATATTTCCGTTCACGACATATTTCTGGTCACGGCCTTTTTTCTGTTCCGTTCACGATATTTTTCTGTTCACAACTTTTTCTTTTTCACAACTTTTTTGTTCTTCGCAAATGTTTTCATGGCATTTTTCTGGGCACCTTCCTTTTCTGTTCTACATAAGTTAGTTCACGGCTTTTTCTGTTTAGGAAATTTTTCTGTTCACAACCTTTTTTTCAATTCATGATCTTTTTTTTCATGGATTCTTTTTTGTTCTTCGCAAATTTGTTTAGCGCCTTTTTCTAGTCACGACCCTTTTTATGTTATTCATAAAATATTTCATGGCATTTTTCTGTTCATGGCATTTTTCTGTTCATGGacttttttcgaatttgaacattttttgttttgaatttttttatgaaaagtttgaacatttttaataTGAACTTTTAAAATTTTGAGTATTTTTTAGTTCGgacttttttgaatttgaaatttgttcaattttGAATTGTACGTTTTTAAAAATCgttcatttttcaaatttgttcttATAATTTTATAATTGTTCGTTTTTAGAAAtcgttcaattttgaaattttttcgGTTTGAATTTTCTTCTGTTTTCGATTTTGTTCTGATTTTAAACCAAAGTAGATAAGTCACGCTGGGTTGTCATGTAGgggaaaaagaaaataaagacagactaaatgggcctggcccactgGCCGTTCGTTCGAGCGGAGCTGATGATCGCTCCCGCTTAAGGGCGTGTTCGGAAACGGTCGATTGCCCCCACCCGGCACCCTCCACCGCCCTACATCGGCGAGGAACACGTACGGACGGATCCCGTCGCCGCGGCGGCCTCGCCCAGGAGCGACATCGCGGCGTCCAGGAGCAGCTATAGGTCCAAGGAGGTCGGGGGAGCTGCTGCTGGACGGATTCGGGGGGGAGCGGTGGCATGATTTCTGCGGCTAACGACGGTGCGACGAGGACGTCGGGTGAGTTGCCGTTGCGGCTGCCGCTGACGAGGGCGGACGACGGTCGGACGGTCGCGCGGAGTAGGCGACGGGCGACCTCAGGGATGGGCATGGGGAGCGCGAGGAAGATGGGAAAGGTTGGCTCAGGGTTGTCGACGACGGTGCTAGGGCACGGTGGCGACATGGGCAGCGACGGGAGTGTGGCGGCGGGCTTGATGTGCCGAGTACAGCTATGGATTGGGGAAATTTCTTTACGGTGAGTTGAGCGGAGGGTGATGGGTTCAGAGCGAACGAACCGTTAACTTTCACTTGGCGGTGGCATTTTGCTGTAAAATGAGCTGCtccgtgttttgcaactccacggAACTGCCAAACCCCTGCTTCGCGTTTTGTGCATGAAAATAACCCAGATCCGCGGATCTAGCTTCGCGGAGCAGTTGTGTTCGGTGCTGCTCCGGACACGAATTTTGTGAAACCAGAAGCCAGAGGACTGCCGAATACGCCCTAAAGCGCTGAATAGGCGCACCCACCATATTGCAAAACCTGATGGCTTCACATCCGAGTTTATTGTGGGCATCTACTACAGTCTACAGAGCCTAAACGATAATGGCAATGGATCCGGGGGCCCAACGTCTCGGTCCAGTTCAAGTCATCTCAGGTTATTTTCTACACATGTTCTGAGACGGGGAACACACGCTTCTGCGACGAATCCCCGTCGCCGGTGAGCACACGGCCGTCGGCTCTAGGCGCCTGAATCTGTACATACTCCATGCACCGGCCGTCCACCCTCAGGCACATGTACGCCGTGACGACCCACACTGCGGCGAGCACCCAGCTGAACTGCAGGTTCGCCATCGCCATGGCCCTCCGCGTCGCCTCCTTCGTGGAGCACGCGACCGCGCTGTGCATGGCCGCGCTCCCCTCCGCGCCGTGGCACCCAGTCGGCAGGAGGGACGGAACCCACAGCACGAAGCCCATCACCACGAACCACAGGCCCTGGAAGAGCACGGATGCCGACCGCACCACCGCCACGGGGAAGCTCCTGGGCAGCACGACGGTGGCAGAGGTGAGGACGAGCGACGCGGTGACCACGAGCTGCATGAGCCAGTGGTAGTGGCCCTCGAGGCCGACGTGGTCCGCGGAGTGCAGCCGGAGGAGGAACAGCTCCTGGCCGAACACGGACGCCGCGAGAGCGGTCACCACGTCGCCCAGCGCGCCGTGATGCGGGGACGAGGACGGGGAGGCGGCGACGTCGGTCGCGAGTGCCACCGAAGCGTAGACCCCGAGGTGGAGGTACATGGTGGCGTGCTCGAGGGTGTCCGGCTGGAGGGAGAGCGCGAGGAGGGGGAGGTCGACGAGCTGGTCGACGATggcgagggcggagaaggcgagcAGGAGGTACAGCTCGAGGTGCTTCAAGCCGGGCAGCGGCGAGGGGAAGGGGAACCAGGTGGCGGAGCGGAACCCGGAGGTGCCCTTGAGCTTGTATGCCTTGATGGTGTTCAGCATGTGCCACATGCCGAGGATGGCGAAGGCAAGACCAGGGACGAAATGGCCTAGGAACGTGCCCATGGCTTAGTTTGCTGTTCCTCGTACGCGTGGATCTTAATGCAGTGTCGACGAGGGGCTTAAATAGGCCGTCAAACTTTGTTCTGTTATATCTTACGGTCGTAGAACCCCGTAGCTttcaagcttcgtgtgaaaaaaaaaacttaactaAGTTGTGACTCCGTCCAGAGTATGCATGCTTCATCTAAAAAAGAAGTGTATGCCTGCTTGTTTGGACTCCATTTTAGAAGTA contains the following coding sequences:
- the LOC124682400 gene encoding transmembrane protein 45B-like — protein: MGTFLGHFVPGLAFAILGMWHMLNTIKAYKLKGTSGFRSATWFPFPSPLPGLKHLELYLLLAFSALAIVDQLVDLPLLALSLQPDTLEHATMYLHLGVYASVALATDVAASPSSSPHHGALGDVVTALAASVFGQELFLLRLHSADHVGLEGHYHWLMQLVVTASLVLTSATVVLPRSFPVAVVRSASVLFQGLWFVVMGFVLWVPSLLPTGCHGAEGSAAMHSAVACSTKEATRRAMAMANLQFSWVLAAVWVVTAYMCLRVDGRCMEYVQIQAPRADGRVLTGDGDSSQKRVFPVSEHV